From one Dermacentor andersoni chromosome 1, qqDerAnde1_hic_scaffold, whole genome shotgun sequence genomic stretch:
- the LOC126545261 gene encoding myosin light chain kinase, smooth muscle-like isoform X3 translates to MASAESPPAAPLPPDGGPSTTAGGGDDRELDDDEITEPPGLPVTMRPGEEFSQNYHVHESVGRGRFGVVHRCTRLADGTAAAAKLVRCTRAAERDRMRHELAILNLLRGHPRLLRLLDAYEKPREVILVTEYVSGGELFERVIADDFVLTEWDCVLFLRQICAGMAYMHSRHVIHLDLKPENILCQSQVGHKIKLIDFGLAQLYEPNSSLRVMFGTPEFVAPEVVSYEPVSPATDMWSVGVICYVLLSGLSPFMGDSDTDTFNNIVRVDFDFDDPVFETISAVAKDFMCQLILKNPRKRMSAEQCLEHEWLCVVPKRGASSLPLPTDKLKKFVVRRKWLKSGNALKALSRMTNMSGQRPATQGDEASVLLACEEDSPVSPPPSSDTSPATVEEEDSSAGDN, encoded by the exons ATGGCGAGCGCGGAGTCGCCGCCCGCCGCGCCGCTGCCGCCCGACGGCGGGCCGTCCACCACCGCAGGAGGCGGCGACGACCGAGAGCTGGACGACGACG AGATCACGGAGCCACCAGGCCTTCCTGTTACGATGCGGCCAGGAGAGGAGTTCAGCCAAAACTACCACGTGCACGAATCGGTGGGCAG GGGTCGCTTCGGCGTGGTGCACCGGTGCACGCGACTCGCGGACGGCACCGCCGCGGCGGCCAAGCTGGTTCGCTGCACGCGCGCCGCCGAGCGCGACAGGATGCGTCACGAGCTGGCCATCTTGAACCTGCTCCGGGGACACCCGCGGCTCCTGCGGCTGCTGGACGCCTACGAAAAGCCACGGGAGGTCATCCTCGTCACCGAATA CGTGTCCGGTGGAGAGCTCTTCGAACGGGTTATAGCCGACGACTTCGTGCTCACGGAGTGGGACTGCGTCCTGTTCCTGAGGCAGATCTGCGCAGGCATGGCCTACATGCACAGCAGACACGTCATCCACCTCGACCTTAAGCCCGAGAACATCCTCTGCCAGAGCCAGGTCGGACACAAG ATCAAGCTGATCGACTTCGGCCTGGCGCAGCTCTATGAGCCAAACTCTAGCCTCCGCGTGATGTTTGGCACGCCAGAGTTTGTGGCCCCCGAGGTCGTCAGCTACGAGCCGGTCAGCCCTGCCACCGACATGTGGAGCGTCGGCGTCATCTGCTACGTCCT ACTTTCCGGGTTGTCACCGTTCATGGGCGACTCGGATACGGATACCTTCAACAACATCGTCAGGGTGGACTTCGACTTCGACGACCCAGTCTTTGAGACCATCTCCGCCGTGGCCAAGGATTTCATGTGCCAACTCAtcctaaagaaccccag AAAACGGATGTCTGCGGAACAGTGTCTGGAGCACGAGTGGCTGTGTGTAGTGCCCAAGCGCGGCGCCAGCTCGTTGCCGCTGCCCACGGACAAGCTCAAGAAGTTCGTCGTCCGCAGGAAGTGGCTG AAGAGCGGCAACGCACTGAAGGCGCTGAGCCGCATGACGAACATGAGCGGCCAGCGACCGGCAACTCAAGGTGACGAGGCATCCGTCCTGCTCGCCTGTGAGGAAGACTCGCCGGTCTCGCCGCCGCCTTCTTCCGACACGTCACCCGCCACTGTAGAAGAGGAAGACTCCAGTGCTGGCGATAACTGA